The genome window TAAAGATCATAAGGAAACTTGATAAAACGATTCATGTCAGCCGAGGATTTGACCTCGATGATTTCGACGTTTTCGTAACTCATAGATTAGATCAAACCGGCTTTTTTGCCCACTTTTTCAAATGTCTCCAGCACGAAATCGAGTTGCTGGTCTGTATGCGTAGCCGTATATGAAGTTCGTATCAAAGCGTTACCCGGTGTCACTGCCGGGGAGATGATCGCGTTGGCAAAAATCCCGGCATCGTAGAGCGCTCTCCAGAATTTGAAGCACTGCATATCCTCGCCGATGTAGACCGGGATGATGGGCGTCTCGCTGGTACCGATTTTGAATCCCATGGAGCTCAGGCCGTTGCGCATCTTCCTGGCTATCTTCTGCAGGTTCTCGCGCCTGTGCGGTTCTTCATCCATGATCTCGAGACATTCCAGCACGGTCGCCACGACGGAGGGAGGCACAGCTGCAGAGAAAATCATCGGACGAGAAAAATGCTTGATATAATCAATCACTGAAGCATCGGCCGCAATCGCTCCGCCGATCGACGCGAATGATTTAGAGAAAGTCGTCATGATCAGGTCGACTTTGTCTGTCAGGCCGAAGTGGCTGGCGGTTCCTGAACCGTTGGAACCCAAAACACCGACCGAG of Candidatus Zixiibacteriota bacterium contains these proteins:
- a CDS encoding aminotransferase class I/II-fold pyridoxal phosphate-dependent enzyme; its protein translation is TGFQTNLGTISSLINKNDLILTDRSDHASIVDGCRLSFGRTLKYHHNDMDDLERILKSQNGDVGRLVVVDGVFSMEGDIVNLPKLVELREKYRFRLMVDDAHSVGVLGSNGSGTASHFGLTDKVDLIMTTFSKSFASIGGAIAADASVIDYIKHFSRPMIFSAAVPPSVVATVLECLEIMDEEPHRRENLQKIARKMRNGLSSMGFKIGTSETPIIPVYIGEDMQCFKFWRALYDAGIFANAIISPAVTPGNALIRTSYTATHTDQQLDFVLETFEKVGKKAGLI